The genomic DNA TACTATTGATTTACCGGCGGGGACTCATTCTTGAAATCACCAAAGCTTCTTTTAGTTGAAGACGATACATCACTTGCCACTACTCTCAAAGAAAGACTCAGCAAAGAAGGATATAGTATTTGTTGGGCAAACTCTCTTGCAAAAGCTCGCGCCGAATTAAAGACAACCAATCCAAATTTGATTATTTTAGATGTGGGTCTTCCTGATGGATCAGGCTTTGATTTGGCAAAGGAATTACATGAAAAAAATGCAAATATTCCGTTTCTTTTTTTGACTGCCCTCGCCGGCGCACCCGAAAGACTCAAAGGATTTGAACTCGGAGCAGAGGAATTTATTCCAAAGCCATTTCATCTTAAAGAACTTCTATTGAGAGTCAAACACGTGTTAGACGCTCACAAGCATGTAAGAGATTCTCTCCAAAATAAATTCCTGTTTCACGGGTATGTGATTGATTTTGAAAGCTATCAGATTTTTACTCCGGATCAAAAAAAGATTTCTCTTTCTGCAAGAGACTCGGGACTTCTGCAACTTTTAATCAATGAAAAGCATAGAGTTGTGAGCCGAGATGAAATTTTAGACAAACTCTGGGGGGAAGAAAAATTTCCAACGAACCGAACGATTGACAATTCAATTGTTCGACTCAGACAATCCCTTGGAAAACATGGACTTAGAGCCATCAAATCTATCCGCAGTGTTGGTTACAGATGGACAGGAGAAGAAGGAGAACAGAGTGGCGAATGAACGTTTTACAAATGCGATAAATTATAAGGAACAAAATATTCCACCAATTTGGATGATGAGACAAGCCGGTCGATATCATTCTCACTACCAAAATCTTCGCGCCAAATATTCTTTTATGGAGCTGTGTAAAATTCCAGAAGTTGCCGCAGAGGTAGCTCTCGGTCCCGTGCAAGATTTTGATTTTGATCTGGCGATTCTTTTTTCCGATTTGCTTTTCCCATTAGAAGGTCTTGGAATGGGATTAAAATATACCGACCAAGGTCCAAGACTCGACTGGCACTTAGATGCGACTAACTTTGATAAGCTGCGATCTGTAGATGATGCAATGGAGCTTTTAGAATTCCAAAGAGAATGCGTC from Leptospiraceae bacterium includes the following:
- a CDS encoding response regulator transcription factor; translated protein: MKSPKLLLVEDDTSLATTLKERLSKEGYSICWANSLAKARAELKTTNPNLIILDVGLPDGSGFDLAKELHEKNANIPFLFLTALAGAPERLKGFELGAEEFIPKPFHLKELLLRVKHVLDAHKHVRDSLQNKFLFHGYVIDFESYQIFTPDQKKISLSARDSGLLQLLINEKHRVVSRDEILDKLWGEEKFPTNRTIDNSIVRLRQSLGKHGLRAIKSIRSVGYRWTGEEGEQSGE